The Mytilus trossulus isolate FHL-02 chromosome 3, PNRI_Mtr1.1.1.hap1, whole genome shotgun sequence genome contains a region encoding:
- the LOC134709738 gene encoding uncharacterized protein LOC134709738: protein MDLKVVLVLIGVLCVTHAKSWARSYDQDEEKLIRELLRESLSERKKPRPPTTSPPQTRPPTDGPIPPTLPPPEIVYDPIPDQGPPMLEGKRQFPPKASASTDGPPPSSTAPPPPPPPPTPHYDEGHHEEPPMITLAKKEIKKKPDSPVIPPAGCACPPPLPGGKARRCICPPPPPPKILSTTQQPSRKRSRLQSRRLEAAIRNLQVILNGEGK from the exons ATGGATCTGAAAGTTGTCCTCGTGCTTATTGGCGTTCTTTGTGTGACACACGCCAAATCGTGG GCAAGATCATATGATCAGGATGAAGAAAAACTAATACGAGAATTATTGAGAGAGTCTTTAAGTG AGAGAAAGAAACCCAGACCCCCAACTACGAGCCCTCCTCAAACACGTCCACCAACAG atggACCTATACCTCCTACATTACCACCACCCGAAATTGTCTATG ATCCGATTCCAGACCAAGGACCACCTATGCTAG AGGGAAAGAGACAGTTTCCCCCTAAAGCAAGTGCATCAACTG ATGGACCTCCACCTTCATCTACAGCTCCACCTCCACCTCCACCTCCACCTACACCTCACTATG ATGAGGGTCACCATGAAGAACCACCTATGATAACGCTAG caaaaaaagaaataaaaaaaaaaccggatTCGCCCGTCATCCCTCCTGCTG GTTGTGCATGCCCACCACCACTTCCAGGCGGAAAAG CTCGTCGTTGTATTTGTCCACCACCGCCACCTCCGAAAATACTTTCAACTACACAACAGCCTTCAAGAAAAC GATCTAGGTTGCAAAGCAGACGCTTAGAAGCAGCTATTAGAAATCTTCAAGTTATACTCAATGGAGAAGGAAAGTAG